Proteins co-encoded in one Sebastes umbrosus isolate fSebUmb1 chromosome 20, fSebUmb1.pri, whole genome shotgun sequence genomic window:
- the LOC119479532 gene encoding peptide Y, with protein MANMMRSWMMLAALVVCMLVCWSSLADAYPPKPENPGGNASPEDWAKYHAAVRHYVNLITRQRYGKRSSPEQAVAWLLFGADSSQDAEPRADYSDQW; from the exons ATGGCCAACATGATGAGATCGTGGATGATGCTCGCAGCGCTCGTGGTCTGCATGCTGGTGTGTTGGAGCAGCTTGGCGGACGCCTATCCTCCCAAACCGGAGAACCCTGGAGGCAACGCCTCTCCGGAGGACTGGGCCAAATACCACGCTGCTGTCAGGCATTACGTCAATCTCATCACCAGGCAGAG GTATGGGAAGAGGTCTTCCCCCGAGCAGGCGGTGGCGTGGCTGCTGTTTGGAGCTGATTCCAGCCAAGACGCTGAACCACG CGCGGACTATAGCGATCAGTGGTGA